From Montipora foliosa isolate CH-2021 chromosome 6, ASM3666993v2, whole genome shotgun sequence, a single genomic window includes:
- the LOC138006373 gene encoding bridging integrator 3-like isoform X1 — protein MMLSCLGRQSRVRRRKYSTLWGDREFEREVARFNQLEGATKKIYKDTKKYGEALSALSKAEVRIYQDLAASPVSQDDLFREPLQEYAVCAERLDELRQELVIRNQKTVAEPMKKFSGVFPSVNAAIKRRDQALQDYQKYQAKVLKLQEREKTPQNQAKLEATNQALAAAKLDYEKQNAAMLEELPQLIEGRIDYFEPSFEAMIRSGDAYYSRASEALSDLTNKLGWKKGELSDEDCQQQLQQKLAEIRSLSIVEDG, from the exons atgatgttAAGCTGTCTTGGAAGGCAATCAAGagtaagaagaagaaaatacagCACCCTCTGG GGGGATAGGGAATTTGAGAGAGAGGTGGCAAGATTCAACCA ACTGGAAGGAGCAACAAAGAAGATTTACAAAGATACCAAAAAATATGGAGAAGCTCTATCAG CATTGTCAAAAGCTGAAGTGAGAATTTATCAAGATCTTGCAGCAAGTCCTGTTTCACAAGATGACCTGTTTAGGGAGCCA CTTCAAGAATATGCAGTTTGTGCTGAAAGGCTGGATGAGTTAAGACAAGAACTG GTGATAAGGAATCAGAAGACAGTTGCAGAACCCATGAAAAA GTTCAGTGGTGTGTTTCCCAGTGTTAATGCAGCAATAAAACGAAGAGACCAAGCACTGCAG GATTACCAGAAGTATCAAGCCAAAGTGCTGAAGTTacaagaaagagagaaaacgcCTCAAAATCAGGCCAAATTGGAAGCG acCAATCAGGCATTGGCTGCTGCAAAACTTGATTATGAAAAACAGAATGCTGCCATGTTAGAG GAGTTGCCACAGCTAATAGAGGGAAGAATCGACTATTTTGAGCCATCATTCGAAGCCATGATTCGATCTGGG GATGCCTATTACAGTCGAGCATCAGAAGCTCTTTCAGACCTCACGAACAAGCTTGGCTGGAAAAAAGGAGAACTTTCTGACGAGGATTGCCAACAACAACTGCAACAAAAACTAGCGGAAATCAGATCACTTTCCATCGTGGAGGATGGCTGA
- the LOC138006367 gene encoding heparanase-like, which produces MKSQTQDRDVIKIQRCSCLTFADGCSSSKIYTLVFSIATLVVVYLLASPGSENGILRLSTSKTSFSSTIVFNVTVDINNVIARVDEKFVSVCLTWRRRDVWKFNATREKRFKALTRALSPAYVRIGGTPSDFVVFRSSKKPYGILTVHIGEEDLDRISEIAQNAGFEVLFTLSLCSRFKNGSWDPRNPYEIVKFVANRGYKFGWELGNESNHLKKYNVAVTPTRISEDFKRLKQHLLARFPNGTEPILVGPDFTQLQGKTLKYLRRFLFSGHSSIDAITWHHYYVRSQDTSLPEFYDAKVLDTLIQEIKDGDVLINKISPNLPKWLGETSSASGGGAEGLSDRFVAGFMWLDKLGVAAKYGYEVVLRQALFYGHYSLIGEDLEPNPDYWLSLLHKKLFGTEVLEVKIQGDQHAYEMVRAYAHCSNTRLHKQGAVSLIAMNLYAENEAQVKLDKDLQGLDVDEYLFTPDGNITSRKMKLNNKLLEIGPDLSFPVLEPRRVRSGDRLILPPLTFAFYVIPDARARACLGRHNESATYL; this is translated from the exons ATGAAAAGTCAAACACAAGACCGCGACGTGATCaaaattcaaaggtgttcgtgCTTAACTTTTGCTGACGGGTGTTCAAGCTCTAAAATATATACTTTGGTTTTTAGCATTGCAACTTTAGTTGTAGTCTACTTGCTTGCATCTCCCGGGAGCGAAAACGGGATTTTACGTTTGTCGACGTCGAAGACTTCCTTTTCATCAACAATCGTTTTCAATGTTACGGTGGATATCAACAATGTGATCGCTAGAGTTGACGAAAAATTTGTTTCAGTGTGTTTGACCTGGAGAAGGAGAGATGTCTGGAAGTTTAACGCAACCAGAGAGAAAAGATTCAAAGCACTCACAAGAGCTCTTTCTCCGGCGTATGTTCGAATCGGAGGGACTCCAAgcgattttgttgttttccgATCTTCGAAAAAGCCGTATGGAATATTGACCGTGCATATTGGTGAGGAAGATCTGGACAGAATCTCGGAGATAGCACAGAACGCTGGTTTCGAAGTGCTTTTTACTTTAAGTTTATGTAGCAGGTTCAAGAATGGCTCGTGGGATCCAAGAAACCCCTACGAAATTGTGAAGTTTGTAGCAAACAGGGGGTATAAATTTGGTTGGGAACTCGGCAATG AGTCAAACCACCTCAAGAAATATAATGTTGCTGTGACACCCACTCGAATTTCTGAAGACTTTAAAAGACTGAAACAGCATTTGCTTGCAAGATTTCCTAATGGTACTGAACCTATTCTTGTTGGACCAGATTTTACACAACTTCAAgggaaaacattaaaatatctAAGAAG GTTTCTGTTTTCAGGTCATTCCTCAATTGATGCAATCACTTGGCATCA TTACTATGTCAGATCCCAAGACACTTCTTTACCAGAGTTTTATGATGCAAAAGTGCTGGACACATTAATTCAAGAAATAAAAGATGGTGATGTACTAATTAACAAAATTTCACCCAATCTTCCCAAGTGGTTGGGTGAAACAAGCAGTGCTAGTGGGGGAGGTGCTGAAGGCCTTTCTGACAGATTTGTTGCTGGCTTTAT GTGGTTAGACAAACTGGGGGTAGCAGCCAAATATGGTTATGAAGTTGTACTCAGACAAGCTCTGTTCTATGGACACTATTCATTGATTGGAGAAGACTTGGAACCAAATCCT GATTACTGGCTTTCACTTCTCCACAAAAAGTTGTTTGGCACCGAGGTGTTAGAAGTAAAGATCCAAGGCGACCAACACGCCTATGAAATGGTGAGAGCCTACGCACATTGCAGCAACACCAG GCTCCACAAACAAGGTGCTGTGTCACTCATTGCAATGAATCTTTACGCGGAAAACGAGGCTCAAGTAAAGTTAGATAAAGACCTGCAAGGACTTGACGTCGATGAATATTTGTTTACTCCTGATGGAAACATAACGTCAAG GAAGATGAAACTAAACAACAAATTGCTTGAAATCGGCCCAGATTTATCATTTCCAGTGCTAGAGCCGCGTAGAGTACGGTCTGGTGATCGGCTTATCCTGCCACCTTTGACTTTTGCCTTTTACGTTATTCCAGACGCCCGAGCGCGCGCTTGTTTGGGTAGACATAATGAATCCGCTACATACTTGTAG
- the LOC138006373 gene encoding bridging integrator 3-like isoform X2, translating into MSWNPFKKAKQSTKQTGDREFEREVARFNQLEGATKKIYKDTKKYGEALSALSKAEVRIYQDLAASPVSQDDLFREPLQEYAVCAERLDELRQELVIRNQKTVAEPMKKFSGVFPSVNAAIKRRDQALQDYQKYQAKVLKLQEREKTPQNQAKLEATNQALAAAKLDYEKQNAAMLEELPQLIEGRIDYFEPSFEAMIRSGDAYYSRASEALSDLTNKLGWKKGELSDEDCQQQLQQKLAEIRSLSIVEDG; encoded by the exons ATGAGTTG GAATCCAttcaaaaaagcaaaacaatcgaCGAAGCAGACG GGGGATAGGGAATTTGAGAGAGAGGTGGCAAGATTCAACCA ACTGGAAGGAGCAACAAAGAAGATTTACAAAGATACCAAAAAATATGGAGAAGCTCTATCAG CATTGTCAAAAGCTGAAGTGAGAATTTATCAAGATCTTGCAGCAAGTCCTGTTTCACAAGATGACCTGTTTAGGGAGCCA CTTCAAGAATATGCAGTTTGTGCTGAAAGGCTGGATGAGTTAAGACAAGAACTG GTGATAAGGAATCAGAAGACAGTTGCAGAACCCATGAAAAA GTTCAGTGGTGTGTTTCCCAGTGTTAATGCAGCAATAAAACGAAGAGACCAAGCACTGCAG GATTACCAGAAGTATCAAGCCAAAGTGCTGAAGTTacaagaaagagagaaaacgcCTCAAAATCAGGCCAAATTGGAAGCG acCAATCAGGCATTGGCTGCTGCAAAACTTGATTATGAAAAACAGAATGCTGCCATGTTAGAG GAGTTGCCACAGCTAATAGAGGGAAGAATCGACTATTTTGAGCCATCATTCGAAGCCATGATTCGATCTGGG GATGCCTATTACAGTCGAGCATCAGAAGCTCTTTCAGACCTCACGAACAAGCTTGGCTGGAAAAAAGGAGAACTTTCTGACGAGGATTGCCAACAACAACTGCAACAAAAACTAGCGGAAATCAGATCACTTTCCATCGTGGAGGATGGCTGA